From a single Couchioplanes caeruleus genomic region:
- a CDS encoding TetR/AcrR family transcriptional regulator — translation MVATAKRAPAGAAVLRGDITAAIRNAVMNELAEVGYGRLSIEAVARRAGVGKTAIYRRWSNKLEMVLEIVSGVAERSVPMPDTGSFATDLQLLMFIVSKALQHRIASQIIPDLMAEAARNPKIAETLQRALRTHQLAVGEKIVGQAVERGELPAGTDPELAVDLMLGPLYWRLAVARTPIDDDYLENLASSVTGALRASV, via the coding sequence CTGGTGGCGACAGCGAAACGCGCACCTGCCGGAGCGGCGGTGCTCCGCGGTGACATCACCGCGGCCATCCGGAACGCGGTGATGAACGAGCTGGCCGAGGTCGGCTACGGGCGGCTGTCCATCGAGGCGGTGGCGCGCCGGGCCGGGGTCGGCAAGACCGCCATCTACCGCCGGTGGAGCAACAAGCTGGAGATGGTCCTCGAGATCGTCTCCGGTGTGGCGGAGCGTAGCGTGCCGATGCCCGACACCGGTAGCTTCGCCACCGACCTGCAACTGCTGATGTTCATCGTCAGCAAGGCGCTGCAGCACCGGATCGCCTCCCAGATCATCCCCGACCTGATGGCCGAGGCCGCCCGGAACCCGAAGATCGCCGAGACGCTGCAGCGCGCGCTGCGTACCCACCAGCTGGCCGTGGGCGAGAAGATCGTCGGTCAAGCGGTCGAGCGGGGGGAGCTGCCCGCCGGTACGGACCCGGAGCTGGCGGTCGACCTCATGCTGGGCCCGCTCTACTGGCGGCTGGCCGTGGCGCGGACCCCGATCGACGACGACTACCTGGAAAATCTGGCATCCTCCGTGACCGGGGCCCTGCGCGCGAGCGTTTAG
- a CDS encoding ABC transporter ATP-binding protein translates to MADQREPTVIVDDAHVVYRVHQAGSAGTGSPIASFKRIVTGTKPATLREVHAIKGVSFVAYKGEAIGLIGTNGSGKSTLLRAIAGLLPVEKGAIYAAGQPSLLGVNAALMNDLPGERNVVLGCLAMGMSPAQVKSQVKDIIDFSGINERGDFSSLPMRTYSSGMAARLRFSIAAAKKHDVLLIDEALATGDAKFRKRSEQRVRDLRAEAGTVFLVSHSEQSIRDTCERCIWLESGLIRGDGPTEEVLKEYESFVKK, encoded by the coding sequence GTGGCTGACCAGCGCGAACCCACCGTGATCGTGGACGACGCGCACGTCGTCTACCGGGTCCACCAGGCCGGCAGCGCCGGTACGGGCAGCCCGATCGCCAGCTTCAAGCGGATCGTCACCGGCACGAAGCCCGCCACGCTGCGCGAAGTGCACGCCATCAAGGGTGTGAGCTTCGTCGCGTACAAGGGTGAGGCGATCGGCCTCATCGGCACGAACGGGTCGGGCAAGTCCACGCTCCTGCGGGCCATCGCGGGCCTGCTGCCGGTGGAGAAGGGCGCCATCTACGCCGCGGGCCAGCCGTCGCTGCTCGGCGTCAACGCGGCCCTGATGAACGACCTGCCCGGCGAGCGCAACGTGGTGCTCGGCTGCCTGGCCATGGGCATGTCCCCGGCCCAGGTGAAGTCGCAGGTCAAGGACATCATCGACTTCTCCGGCATCAACGAGCGGGGCGACTTCAGCTCGCTGCCGATGCGGACGTACTCGTCCGGCATGGCCGCCCGGCTGCGCTTCTCCATCGCCGCCGCGAAGAAGCACGACGTGCTGCTGATCGACGAGGCGCTGGCCACCGGCGACGCCAAGTTCCGCAAGCGCAGCGAGCAGCGGGTCCGTGACCTGCGTGCCGAGGCCGGCACGGTCTTCCTGGTGAGCCACAGCGAGCAGTCGATCCGGGACACCTGCGAGCGCTGCATCTGGCTCGAGTCGGGCCTGATCCGCGGCGACGGGCCCACCGAGGAAGTGCTCAAGGAGTACGAGTCCTTCGTCAAGAAGTGA
- a CDS encoding ABC transporter permease: MTQTAVADSDTGIPLRELARRHGLTAAGRLPGLPAYSRQLWSYRHFIASYANAKVMSSLGKTRLGMVWQVLTPLINAAVYYVIFGVVLNTKHNIDNFVAYLCTGVFIFQFTQSVVQAGIQAISGNLGLIRALHFPRASLPLAITMVEVRNMLASMAVLMVIVVSFGEAITWQWLLVVPIFLLQSVFNAGLAMAAARLGSKVADFKQLVPFIMRIWLYGSAVLYPVTRFTDHLSGWKLAIVEANPLLVFIDLMRHALMEDVPLAASPMVLWLEAIGWTVAVGIGGYVYFWRGEKGYGRG; this comes from the coding sequence ATGACACAGACGGCGGTCGCCGATTCGGACACCGGCATCCCACTGAGAGAGCTGGCCCGGCGGCACGGCCTCACCGCCGCCGGCCGGCTGCCCGGCCTGCCGGCGTACTCGCGGCAGCTGTGGTCGTACCGGCACTTCATCGCCTCGTACGCGAACGCCAAGGTGATGTCGTCGCTGGGCAAGACGCGGCTCGGCATGGTCTGGCAGGTGCTGACCCCGCTGATCAACGCGGCCGTGTACTACGTGATCTTCGGTGTCGTGCTCAACACGAAGCACAACATCGACAACTTCGTCGCGTACCTGTGCACCGGCGTCTTCATCTTCCAGTTCACCCAGTCCGTGGTGCAGGCCGGCATCCAGGCGATCAGCGGCAACCTCGGGCTGATCCGCGCGCTGCACTTCCCGCGCGCCAGCCTGCCACTGGCGATCACCATGGTCGAGGTGCGCAACATGCTCGCCTCGATGGCCGTGCTGATGGTCATCGTGGTGAGCTTCGGCGAGGCGATCACCTGGCAGTGGCTGCTGGTCGTGCCGATCTTCCTGCTCCAGTCGGTCTTCAACGCCGGCCTGGCCATGGCCGCCGCCCGGCTGGGTTCCAAGGTCGCCGACTTCAAGCAGCTCGTCCCGTTCATCATGCGGATCTGGCTGTACGGCTCGGCCGTGCTCTACCCGGTCACCCGCTTCACCGATCACCTCAGCGGCTGGAAGCTCGCGATCGTCGAGGCCAACCCGCTGCTCGTCTTCATCGACCTGATGCGCCACGCGCTGATGGAGGACGTGCCGCTCGCCGCGAGCCCGATGGTGCTGTGGCTCGAGGCCATCGGCTGGACCGTCGCGGTCGGCATCGGCGGATACGTCTACTTCTGGCGCGGAGAGAAGGGGTACGGTCGTGGCTGA
- a CDS encoding coiled-coil domain-containing protein, which produces MRLHPVRRRLATVLAVLAATTGLALVAPAAATAAPRPLAAPGDSGDDGEGGSKSLVEQLEAASKGFVEAKEALDRSKQRQQQLATRLKEIDAELGPKQGALDDIVRQSYRTGRLGPMSALLTADSTDGLLDRVATLQTVAVKQDRAIRDLKDARTKQAQAKAAIDAEIRDQQRQVTIMAKRKAQAENALKAANAAADDEGSASSGSNGSGSSGSSSRASAAPRNSDGSLPDESCSVNDPTTSGCITPRTLHAMQEAQRAGFNHYVACFRHQNSGEHPKGRACDFAADKNGFGGVASGSSRDYGNRLANYFINNASRLGVLYVIWFRRIWLPSSGWKAYSRGNGDPSSDHTNHVHLSMR; this is translated from the coding sequence GTGAGGCTCCACCCTGTCCGCCGGCGATTAGCCACGGTGCTCGCCGTCCTCGCCGCCACCACGGGGCTGGCACTCGTCGCCCCGGCCGCGGCCACCGCGGCTCCCCGCCCGCTCGCCGCGCCCGGAGACTCCGGCGACGACGGTGAGGGCGGCTCCAAGTCGCTCGTCGAACAGCTGGAGGCCGCCTCCAAGGGCTTCGTCGAGGCGAAGGAGGCGCTCGACCGCTCGAAGCAGCGTCAGCAGCAACTGGCGACGCGCCTCAAGGAGATCGACGCCGAGCTCGGGCCGAAGCAGGGCGCGCTGGACGACATCGTCCGGCAGTCGTACCGCACCGGTCGGCTGGGCCCGATGAGCGCCCTGCTCACGGCGGACTCCACCGACGGCCTGCTGGACCGGGTGGCGACGCTGCAGACGGTCGCGGTGAAGCAGGACCGCGCCATCCGGGATCTCAAGGACGCGCGTACCAAGCAGGCACAGGCCAAGGCCGCGATCGACGCCGAGATCCGCGACCAGCAGCGCCAGGTCACCATCATGGCCAAGCGCAAGGCGCAGGCGGAGAACGCGCTGAAGGCGGCCAACGCGGCCGCCGATGACGAGGGCTCCGCGTCGAGCGGCTCGAACGGGTCCGGCAGCAGTGGCAGCAGCTCCCGGGCGTCGGCGGCGCCGCGCAACTCCGACGGTTCGCTGCCCGACGAGTCGTGCAGCGTCAACGACCCGACCACCAGCGGGTGCATCACGCCGCGCACGCTGCACGCGATGCAGGAGGCGCAGCGGGCGGGCTTCAACCACTACGTGGCCTGCTTCCGCCATCAGAACAGCGGTGAGCATCCGAAGGGCCGGGCGTGCGACTTCGCCGCCGACAAGAACGGCTTCGGCGGCGTGGCTTCCGGCAGCAGCCGGGACTACGGCAACCGGCTGGCGAACTACTTCATCAACAACGCGAGCCGGCTGGGCGTGCTCTACGTGATCTGGTTCAGACGCATCTGGCTGCCGAGCAGCGGCTGGAAGGCGTACAGCCGGGGCAACGGGGACCCGTCCAGCGACCACACGAACCACGTGCACCTGTCGATGCGGTAA
- a CDS encoding coiled-coil domain-containing protein, which translates to MTARARQWLVLALAPLVAVSLIAAPASPAGAAPGGGNSSTADDGDDNPMLNEVLDSTGRRYLAAKTAVAKSTKNQLALALQVKDAEAKRDALLPQVGAVAAQQYRTGGLSTMGFLLNVRSPGGFIDKAVSLEEINALNDGKLRELDAAIDAVATAKARLDQEVRAQKQNLQAMQKQKESAEKALNLVGGDTVTGGFVLANSPKAAPAPRNADGEFGPEACNVNDPTTSGCITARTLHMYKEVKKAGFNRFVGCHRNGGPFEHPKGRACDWSLQKSGFSPWHNQDTREYGNNLMAFLVRNADRLGILYVIWNRMIWFPATGWKNYHGVSNHTDHVHVSML; encoded by the coding sequence ATGACGGCAAGAGCACGCCAGTGGCTCGTTCTCGCCCTGGCACCCCTCGTCGCGGTCTCGCTGATCGCGGCCCCGGCCTCGCCCGCCGGCGCGGCTCCGGGCGGCGGCAACTCGTCGACCGCTGACGACGGCGACGACAACCCCATGCTCAACGAGGTGCTCGACAGCACGGGCCGCCGCTATCTCGCGGCGAAGACGGCGGTCGCCAAGTCGACCAAGAACCAGCTCGCGCTCGCCCTGCAGGTCAAGGACGCCGAGGCCAAGCGCGACGCGCTGCTGCCCCAGGTCGGCGCCGTCGCGGCCCAGCAGTACCGCACCGGCGGCCTGTCCACCATGGGCTTCCTGCTCAACGTGCGCTCGCCCGGCGGCTTCATCGACAAGGCCGTCTCGCTCGAGGAGATCAACGCCCTCAACGACGGCAAGCTCCGCGAGCTCGACGCGGCCATCGACGCGGTCGCCACCGCCAAGGCCCGGCTCGACCAGGAGGTCAGGGCGCAGAAGCAGAACCTCCAGGCGATGCAGAAGCAGAAGGAATCGGCGGAGAAGGCCCTCAACCTGGTCGGCGGCGACACCGTGACCGGCGGCTTCGTCCTCGCCAACTCCCCGAAGGCGGCCCCCGCCCCCCGCAACGCCGACGGCGAGTTCGGCCCCGAGGCCTGCAACGTCAACGACCCGACGACGAGCGGCTGCATCACCGCCCGCACGCTGCACATGTACAAGGAAGTCAAGAAGGCGGGCTTCAACCGCTTCGTGGGCTGCCACCGCAACGGCGGTCCGTTCGAACACCCCAAGGGCCGCGCCTGCGACTGGTCCCTGCAGAAGAGCGGCTTCTCCCCCTGGCACAACCAGGACACCCGCGAGTACGGCAACAACCTGATGGCCTTCCTGGTCCGCAACGCCGACCGCCTAGGCATCCTCTACGTCATCTGGAACCGCATGATCTGGTTCCCGGCAACAGGCTGGAAGAACTACCACGGGGTCAGCAACCACACAGACCACGTCCACGTCTCCATGCTCTAG